The DNA window GGTGGTTTCCCGTACATTGGTCTGATTGATACGGCGCAGCGAACGCAGTACCTTCACCTTCTCGTCGCGGATACGGTCGGTGGTCAGATCCGCCGGCGGCGACATGGCGATCATGGTCAGGATCTGCAGCAGGTGGTTCTGGATCATGTCACGCATCTGGCCGGCCTGGTCGAAGTAACCCCAGCGTCCTTCGATGCCCACCTCTTCCGCCACGGTGATCTGCACCGAATCGATGGTGCGGTTATCCCAGTTGGAGGCGAACAGCGAGTTGGCGAAACGCAGCGCCAACAGGTTCAGCACCGTCTCTTTGCCGAGATAGTGGTCGATACGGTAAACCTGGGATTCGTTGAAGTACTCCGCCACCTGATCGTTGATCACGCGGGAAGACGCCAGATCGGTGCCCAGCGGTTTTTCCATCACCACGCGTGCCGGCTCATGGTTCAGCTTGGCTTCGCCCAACCCTTTGCAGATGGCGCCGAAAGTGCTTGGCGGCATGGCGAAGTAGTTGATGGTGGTGCGGTGTTTCTGATCCAGCATTTTACCCAGTTTGGTAAAGTTCTTGCTGTCGTTGACGTCCAGGTTGCAGAAGTCCAGGCGCGCGCTCAGCGTGGCCCAGAGTTCGTCATCCAGTTTTTCCTTCATGAAGGTGCCAAGCGCTTCCTTGACCACTTCGGTATAAGCTTTTTTATCCCACTCCGCGCGGCCAACGCCGATGATCCGCGTATCCGGGTGGATGTGTCCGGCTTTCTCTAACTGGTACAGGGAAGGCAGCAGCTTACGGCGCGCCAAATCACCTTTCGCGCCGAAAATAACCAGGTCACACGCCTGGGCTGTAGAGGTTACCGCCATGTTCATCTCCTCGTTGCAGGATATTTGTAATTTTCTTACATTACTAATGTACTCTGTTTGACTACGGCCAGCAAACCCGGTGCAAAAGCAGGAAAAAGACCTCAAGATTCCAGTGGTAGCGCCAATGCGCGCCAGCGCCCTCACAGCGGGCAAAACTGTAACTTTTCGTCTTTTTTGACGCTCTGTTACCATTATGAAAGTTAGACACAGGTCATATTCTGGTGAAAAAAGCCTGCATACGCCCTGTCGAGACTGCCAACGGTTACCAGCACGTAGTATATTTTCACTAAACCGGCAT is part of the Serratia marcescens genome and encodes:
- the zwf gene encoding glucose-6-phosphate dehydrogenase, producing the protein MAVTSTAQACDLVIFGAKGDLARRKLLPSLYQLEKAGHIHPDTRIIGVGRAEWDKKAYTEVVKEALGTFMKEKLDDELWATLSARLDFCNLDVNDSKNFTKLGKMLDQKHRTTINYFAMPPSTFGAICKGLGEAKLNHEPARVVMEKPLGTDLASSRVINDQVAEYFNESQVYRIDHYLGKETVLNLLALRFANSLFASNWDNRTIDSVQITVAEEVGIEGRWGYFDQAGQMRDMIQNHLLQILTMIAMSPPADLTTDRIRDEKVKVLRSLRRINQTNVRETTVRGQYTAGFVQGKKVPGYLEEEGANKSSSTETFVSIRVDIDNWQWAGVPFYLRTGKRLPTKCSEVVVYFKNPPLNLFSDSYQQLPQNKLTIRLQPDEGIEIQVLNKVPGLDHKHRLQTTKLDLSFSETFNQEHVADAYERLLLETMRGIQALFVRRDEVEEAWKWVDSIMDAWKADNEAPKPYQAGTWGPVASVAMITRDGRSWNEFE